ATCAAGTTGTGTCACGTCTCTTTGCAAATCATTCTATTGATCTCCAAAATGGCCATTTCTTCTAAATATATTgctatttttctcatttttattttcctttcttttccatcaaaaatcacatgtcaatCTGAAAATAATAATACTACTCAATCAAAATGTGGTTCAGATACTGGACATGGATGTAGGAACAAGAATGAGGCATTAAAGCTAAAACTTGTTGCCATTGCTTCAATTCTTGTAACTAGCATGATTGGTGTTTGTTTACCCCTTGTTTCTCGTACAGTTCCTGCCCTTCAACCCGATAAGAATTTATTCGTGTTGGTTAAGGCATTTGCTTCCGGGGTTATACTAGCCACTGGATACATGCACGTTATGCCTGACTCGTTCGATTGTCTTAGGTCAGACTGCTTGCCGGATAACCCCTGGAAAAAATTTCCCTTCACGACGTTTGTTGCTATGCTTTCGGCTATTTTAACTCTAAGCGTGGATTCGTACGCAATGAGTTACTTCAAGAAGTATAAATTGGAAAATAATGGAGTAGGAAATGGAAGAGATATTGTTCATAATGGAAAGATGGAGTCGCATATTTTTGACAATAATATTAGCCACGTTCATGGAGAAGCCAAAGTTGATGATAATGCTACACAATTGCTAAGGTATCGGGTGGTGGCTCAGGTACAGTTCTCACTTCAATAGGAATTATCTTATATAGTCCGCATTGTAGAAGGGGAAGCTCGCGAGCAACAGTAATTTTGACTCTGTGTGACCTATAGGTAGTCTGTTTACATTACGCCTCTTGAGTGCGGCCTTCCCTAGACCCTACGTGAACGCAAGATGCTTTATGCACTGCGATGCCCAATGGTGTTATTGTATATCAACAATTTTCAATAACCCGCCTTATTTAGAAAACTTATACGTCAATATGTCACATATAATAttcttcatttttattttttcttcacCTTAGTTGAATGTCATATGGCAATGCAGGTTTTGGAGCTAGGAATAGTTGTGCACTCAGTAGTGATAGGATTATCTATGGGAGCATCTGATAATCCATGTACTATTAGGCCACTAGTAGCTGCTATATGTTTCCATCAACTTTTTGAAGGAATGGGTTTAGGAGGTTGCATTCTTCAggtaaatttaaaaataaaatttcaaatctCGTCAATATTATTCATTATTGCATAAATCTAACCTTTTTATTTTTTCGTGTGTAGGCTGAATATGGTATGAAGATAAAAGCAATAATGGTGTTCTTTTTCTCATTAACAACACCATTTGGAATAGCACTTGGAATAGGTTTATCAAAAGTGTATAGTGAAAATAGTCCAACAGCACTAATAGCGGTGGGATTGCTAAATGCATGTTCAGCTGGTTTATTGAATTACATGGCATTAGTGGATCTTCTTGCTGCTGATTTCTTGGGGACTAAATTGCAGAATAGTATGAAACTTCAATCATGGGCTTATGTTGCTGTTTTATTAGGTGCTGGTGGGATGTCTATCATGGCCATATGGGCCAAAATTGTTttgaggggaaaaagaaaagtatttaggcatttttttttcaatctaATTTTCTTCCATCACCCATGTAAATATAAATTTTGAATCTCGAAAATAATGTAAAGAGTTTGGTCTCCTTTTTATATGCTTTAGTACTTTTCATGTACTGTTGAATTTTAAACTCGTGCCCAGAGGCGGCTAGAGCTTTAAAAGTGCCGGATTCATCTGAACCAAGTACTTTTGAAGTAAAACATAAGTTTATGAGTTAAAATTCATTAAAGTTGCAATAAACAGTagatatgaactcataactttaaaaatatttaCGAAGTATACTAGTTTGCAGAGCTCATTCTACATATAACTCTACCTTCTCCATATATGcaaatattagacctattgaaACATTGCGATAATATTAAGTTCTTGCAAGTCCAATTGATGAACTTCTAGTATTCATGGGTATGCCTTTTTGGCATGGTGCACCATGTAATTCAATGCAAGTGTTCCATGGAGAGATACCTCCCTTGCTAAATTAGCGAGGGATTTAGCAAGGGAAAAAACTTAGTGAGGCCTTATTAGTGAAGAAATTAGCGGGctcttagagcccgtttggcttagctgatttagagtagctgataagcattaggtgctgaaaaatacttttaagtgctgaaactgatttaaaaaataagcagttatgtgtttggataaaagtgctgaaattaataatatgcAGCTGAAAAACTGGGCATACGaagatttttgttttaaaaagaagtattttagggatagaatagtaaatattttggtcaaacttaaagtgcttataagctgaaatttgataagtcgggggagaccaacttatggctattggcttatttttggcttataagcacttaacttataagcacatttaattttaccaaacgcgtagataagccaaaaagttcttataagccagtttgacaagcttataagcttagccaaacaccctcttattcctcacactactagaaatccgggaaaaagcgaccaaaaattagcgaccaaatttggtctgtcaagaaaagcgaccaaagttggtcgccaaactgccgaaaataataaaaaaatatttgaaatatattagcgaccaaagttggtctctatttggccgcaaatttagtcaaattgttgactggactggtcagacttaCTTGGACAAATatatactgagattagcgaccaatattggtcgctaaAGGGGGACCCACACTAAATTtgttaataattttattattattttataaaacttacaaaatataaatatatataatttaaaacttgcaaccaacgttggtcgctaattgaAGGATAAGTTGGTaacgaccaacattggtcgctaacatgggacccagttataatattttaataaatatatatttatttaaaaaatatttaaaatataaataaatataattcaaacgctagcgaccaacgttggtcgcttaaTGAAAtagagaccaacgttggtcgccaatgtgggacccagttctaacgtttaataatttttattattaatttaaatattatataaaatataaataaatctgattaaaatttagtgaccaaatttggtcgctaaattaaattcatgtactgttagtgaccaactttggtcgctaaattaaattcatttatagttagcgaccaaagttggtctctatatggtcaaaattaaaaatcacttttgtatttactatgtaaataatataaatgtaagtcgttaacacttttgtaatacaagggatgaatagtactacgaagcgggcgtgtgtgtctatatatataatatatatatacttacgctatatactatgcactaagtataagtgtattaggtaatattgtatcgaatatagcttatatatataatatatgtacttacgttatactatgcactaagtataagtgtattaggtaatactgtattgaatatagcttatatatatatatataatatatgtacttacgctatactatgcactaagtataagtgtattaggtaatactgtatcgaatatagcttatatatatatatatatatatatatatatatatatgtacttacgctatatactatgcactaagtataagtgtattaggtaatactatatcgaatacaacttatatatatatatatatatatatatatatatatatgtatttacactatactatgcactaagtataagtgtattagataATACTGTAttgaatacaacttatatatctatataatatatgtacttacgctatatactatgcactaagtataagtgtattaggtaatactgtatcgaatacagcttatatatataatatatgtacttacgctatactatgcactaagtataagtgcattaggtaatactgtatcgaatacaacttatatatataatatatgtacttacgctatactatgcactaagtataagtgtattaggtaatactatatcgaatacagcttatatatataatatatgtatttacgctatactatgcactaagtataagtgtattaggtaatactgtatcgaatacagcttatatatataatatatgtacttacgctatactatgcactaagtataagtgtattaggtaatactgtatcgaatacagcttatatatatatatatatatatatatatataatatgtatttacgctatactatgcactaagtataagtgtattaggtaatactgtatcgaatacagcttatatatataatatatgtacttacgctatactatgcactaagtataagtgtattaggtaatactgtatcgaatacagcttatatatataatatatgtacttacgctatactatgcactaagtataagtgtattaggtaatactatatcgaatacaacttatatatatatatatatatatatatatatgtatttacgctatactatgcactaagtataagtgtattaggtaatactgtatcgaatacaacttatatatataatatatgtacttacgctatacacATGTTTCGGATGATgatgctgctactgctactgacgaggaggtgcattatgatcagtatggcaggatcatcatagtccctgagggtgatgggtaagagttatttgttatttttatgtttatttttt
This genomic stretch from Nicotiana sylvestris chromosome 9, ASM39365v2, whole genome shotgun sequence harbors:
- the LOC104242262 gene encoding fe(2+) transport protein 1-like, giving the protein MAISSKYIAIFLIFIFLSFPSKITCQSENNNTTQSKCGSDTGHGCRNKNEALKLKLVAIASILVTSMIGVCLPLVSRTVPALQPDKNLFVLVKAFASGVILATGYMHVMPDSFDCLRSDCLPDNPWKKFPFTTFVAMLSAILTLSVDSYAMSYFKKYKLENNGVGNGRDIVHNGKMESHIFDNNISHVHGEAKVDDNATQLLRYRVVAQVLELGIVVHSVVIGLSMGASDNPCTIRPLVAAICFHQLFEGMGLGGCILQAEYGMKIKAIMVFFFSLTTPFGIALGIGLSKVYSENSPTALIAVGLLNACSAGLLNYMALVDLLAADFLGTKLQNSMKLQSWAYVAVLLGAGGMSIMAIWAKIVLRGKRKVFRHFFFNLIFFHHPCKYKF